The genomic interval GCACGGTAGACGAAGAAACCATTCGGAACTATATTGCGAACCAGCTTAACGATGAGAAAGAAGATATTTTTAAAATTGAAGAATGAGTTTAGTCAAATTCAGCTTGCTTAAGCATGAGGTGCTTCAAGATGACTTCAGTCTTAGCAACGACTTTAGTCGTCGACATTTCATGTCCAAATCCACCTGCTTTAGCAGGTGGTCGTTTAATAAAGTCTAAGCAGCTAAATAACCAAATGAAAACCAGTCACGTGGGAGGAGTAGTAAATGGAATACTATAAATATCTGAGACAGTTTGTAGGGCATAGACCAATTATTTTACCTGGTTCTGTTGTGATCATTTTAAATGAACAAAATGAAGTGTTATTGCAAAAAAGACACGATGGATATTGGGGATTACCAGGTGGTTTAATGGATCTAGGGGAAAGTTTTGAAGAAGTAGCAAAAAGAGAGGTTTTTGAAGAAACAGGATTAGTAGTCAAAAACCTAAAATTACTTAATGTATTCTCTGGTTCTGAATATTACTTTAAAGTGCCAAATGGTGACGAATTATATTCGGTAACAGCTGTTTATTATACTAGAGATGTAAGTGGAGATATGAAGATTGATTATAGCGAGTCAGAAAAAATGCAGTATTTTTCAATAAATCATTTGCCAGATAAATTAACTGATGAGTATAGAGGTTTTATTGAGGAATATATAGATTGTGAAAAATTGTACTTTAAGTAACAGTGCTTATTTCCATAAGATCTTTCAATTAGAGATCGCTTTATTGAAATAAGGATCACAGAAATGATCAAACTATTTTATGAAACTACATACCTGAACTAACATTTGATGTTTCGTCGTCTAAACTTTACACCATGTGTATTTATAATGAACCTTTTGGTGTGTATTAACCAAACGTATATAATAAACGCCTGGACGTGAACTTCCTTTAACAGAGAATTCTCACCCAGGTCTGCTATTTTTCATTTTGATCATCAAATTCGAACGAGGTTGAACTTTTTTAGGTCATAGTTCGCAAATGGGATAGTTGACAGTGCCAAAATAATGCTGATAAAGCCAAGCCCCATCCCTGCCCAACCACCAATGTAAAAGCTGACAATCAACGCGATGATACTAAGCCCAATGCTATAGAAACTTGGCCAGCGGATTTGAAAAGCACGTAGAAGATAGTAAATCACAAAAGTACATAGAATCCCTACTGTAATTGGCATGATCGCCTCAATTTGCCTCGCTTCCCTCATTTCCATCTTTGAATATGATTATACCTTTGCCTCAATAATGATCAAACCATGCGTCATCTTTTTTAAAAAAGTAGAAATATTCCCTTGACGATTATAGGTCATTAGGCTAGCCTAAAGCGAAGATTGCGCATAAGGAGGGTCGATGATGCAACTGATCGTTGATACTACACAACAAAAGTTGGCGAGAAAGGACGGACAACCGTTTTTCTGGCTTGGCGACACGGCTTGGGAGCTTGTGAATAAATTAACCCTCCAGGAGATTGAGCATTATCTTTCCCTCCGTGCTCAGCAAGGTTTTACTGTGATCCAAACGGTGGTTCTTGCAGAAATGAACGGTTTGAAAAGTGGAAACGCTTACGGTCGCATGCCTTTGAAGCAAAATTCAGAAGGCATGTATGATCCAATGATTCCGGATGTGGACGAAGCGAGCCATTATTGGACGCACCTCGATGCTATCATGGCATTGGCAGAACAGTTCGGCTTGTATATCGCGTTACTGCCAACGTGGGGTGACAAATTCAATCTCGCTCATGGCATTGGCCCGGTCATTTTTAATGAGCACAATGCGTTTGATTATGGGCAATGGCTGGGAGAGCGATATAAACATCGAGACAATCTTGTTTGGGTGCTTGGGGGTGATCGGAAGCTTGAGACATATGCTCATTTTTCGGTTGTTCGACGAATGGCGCAGGGTCTGCGGGCAGGCGGTTCTGGTCGGCATTTGCAAACGTTTCATCCTGCCGGGGAACAATCCTCTTCTTTGCAAGTACACGATGAACATTGGCTTGATTTCAATATGATTCAGTCTGGTCATGGAAAGCCGCCGATTCCGAATCATCGCCGTGTGCTGCACGACATTCAGCGAATGCCAAGCAAACCGACGCTCGATGCGGAGCCCTGCTATGAGGATTTGCCGATCGCTTTTAATCCGGAAAACGGTTATTTTGACGCCTCCGATACACGCAAAGCGGCTTATTGCGCCGTGTTGGCTGGTGCTTTTGGTCACACGTATGGGCATCAATCGGTTTGGTGCATGAATACTGTACCAGATACGTACAGTTTGTATACATGGAAAGAAGCGTTGCAGCGACCAGGTGCCTGGCAGATGAGGCATGTACGTACATTAATGATGCATTTTTCAGATAGTAAAAGGCAGAATGACACGCGCCTTCTCATTGACAACCCGCGTGGTGCGAACGAAATGATTGCGACACGCGGCCTTGATTTTTCACTCGTCTACAATCCGAACGGACTGCCGATGAAAGTTTATCAGCAAGAGCTGACCCATACGGAGCAACAATTTTATTGGTACGATCCCCGACTTGGCCATCTACATAAAGCAGTTCCTAAAACGGAAGGGGAAGTTCTCCACTTCCGACCCCCGTCAAGCGGTAGAGGGCATGATTGGGTATTGATTGCTGCTGGATCTAAACGAATTACGCGTCTAATAAGAAATATAAGCGATTTTTTCATTTTGAATGAAGGTGAGAAAAGGGAGGAAGAGATTGTATGAACACGACGGTCATCTATATGGTAAGACACGCCGAATCGCCTTTTGTGTTTGGAGCGGAGCGGACGAGAGGGTTATCAGAGGAAGGACATGCAGCAGCAAAACGTGTGGCGTCGTACTTTGAGACCATCCCAGTTGATGTGATTTGTGCAAGTACATACGAACGGACGAAGCAGACTGTACAGCCCACTGCCGACGCCCATGGGATTCCAATTGAACAATATGAAGAGCTGATCGAGCGTGCCATTAAGGATCAAACCGATAAAGCACCATGGGAGGCCCTTGTTGTGGCGATTCGTGAATCCTTTATCAATCATGAGTACGCGCTAAAAGGCGGAGAGACGACACGACAAGCGCAAGAACGGGCTATTCCGTGTATCAAGCAGTTGCTCGATACGCACCAAGGAAAAAACATCGTCATTGGCACACATGGCAACATTATGACGATTATTATGAACTACTATGATCCGTCCTACGGCTTTGATTTTTGGGAAAGCACGTCAAAGCCGGATATTTATGCAATGACCTTTGACGGTCAAACGATCATGGGGATAGAACGCGTATGGAAGGAAAAGGACAACGTCGAACTTGATGAGCGTAATTGATAAACTCATAAACTCATAAACTCATAAACTCATAAACTATTTTAAAAGGCGAGCGAATGGAAGCACATGGCCGTTTCATTTAGGTCGTGTGCTTTTCCTTATTTTGCGCCTGCAAACTAGTCTGCTCTTTGATACGAAATGATCGTTCTTTAATTTGAAATGGTCATCGTAAAAGTTATTGACAGTTCCTTGAAATAATGATAGATTACCTGTAACCGGTTACACATTAGGAAGGGGTCAACATGGTGCCAACGATTAAAGATGTTGCAAAAAAAGCAGGTGTTTCCGTCGCGACGGTATCAAGAGTTCTAAATAAAAGTGGATACGTAAATGCGAAAACGGAAAAACGTGTTCTGCTAGTCATTAAGGAGCTCAACTATACACCAAATGCGGTCGCCAGAAGCCTGTTTAAAAAGCAATCTAAAACCATTGCCCTTATTGTGCCGGACATCACCAACCCCTTTTTCCCTGAACTGGCTCGTGCGGTGGAAGATGTAACGAGCAAAGCCCAATTTACGCTCATTCAGTGTAATTCGGATGAACAGATCGAAAAGGAACTTCAGTATTTAGAGATTTTGAAACAAAAGTATATTGACGGCATTATCCTTGTTAGCAATAGTATGGACGTGAAAACGTTAAAAGCATTAAATGTACCAGTCGTCTTAATTGATCGCCCCAATGAACCAAGCATCCCTACCATTACTGCGAAAAATAGAGAGGGCGCCCAATTGGCTGTACGTTATTTGCTTTCCATAGGGTGTAAGAAAATTGCTCATATAAAAGGCCCTGCGCACGTTGTCACAGCAAAACACCGCTATGAAGGGTATCTAGACGTGGTCAAAAGCGAACCTTGGTTTTCATCAGAACTGATTATTGAAGGGCAGTACCAAGTCAATATCGCTATGGAAGAAACAATTAGGCTACTGCATGAGCGTCAAGATATTGACGGCATTTTTGCTGGCAATGATTTAATGGCCATTGGCGCATTAAAAGCAGCTCAGAAACTAGGGATCAATGTACCCGAAGAGCTATCGATTATCGGTTTTGATGGTATTTCGACAAGTCAGATGACATCACCTGAACTTACAACCGTTGCGCAGCCAATTTACAACATGGGTGCAATGGCAGCAGACAAATTAATAAAAATGATTCAGAAACAACCACTGCAAATGCCTTATGAAGAATTAGACATTTCATTGGTCGTCCGTCAAACAACGAGGAGAGAGAAAGAGTGAGACCTAAAATTACAGTGATTGGCAGTGTGAACATGGATTTAATCTCCATGACCACAAAGGTACCACTTCCTGGAGAGACCATTATTGGTTCTGGATTTATGACACAGCCAGGAGGGAAGGGTGCGAATCAGGCTGTGGCCGCTGCAAGGCTTGGGGCAGAGGTGACGATGATTGGCTGTGTTGGTGATGATGCGTTTGGAAGCGAGCTTCTTACTCAGTTGAAAAAGGAAACTATTTTTTGGCCGAATGTGGAACCGGTTACAGGTCTTTCAACTGGTGTTGCACAAATTACCGTATCAAAGGAAGACAACAGCATCATCGTCATTCCTGGAGCAAATGATGCTTT from Aureibacillus halotolerans carries:
- a CDS encoding NUDIX hydrolase gives rise to the protein MEYYKYLRQFVGHRPIILPGSVVIILNEQNEVLLQKRHDGYWGLPGGLMDLGESFEEVAKREVFEETGLVVKNLKLLNVFSGSEYYFKVPNGDELYSVTAVYYTRDVSGDMKIDYSESEKMQYFSINHLPDKLTDEYRGFIEEYIDCEKLYFK
- a CDS encoding DUF4038 domain-containing protein, whose protein sequence is MMQLIVDTTQQKLARKDGQPFFWLGDTAWELVNKLTLQEIEHYLSLRAQQGFTVIQTVVLAEMNGLKSGNAYGRMPLKQNSEGMYDPMIPDVDEASHYWTHLDAIMALAEQFGLYIALLPTWGDKFNLAHGIGPVIFNEHNAFDYGQWLGERYKHRDNLVWVLGGDRKLETYAHFSVVRRMAQGLRAGGSGRHLQTFHPAGEQSSSLQVHDEHWLDFNMIQSGHGKPPIPNHRRVLHDIQRMPSKPTLDAEPCYEDLPIAFNPENGYFDASDTRKAAYCAVLAGAFGHTYGHQSVWCMNTVPDTYSLYTWKEALQRPGAWQMRHVRTLMMHFSDSKRQNDTRLLIDNPRGANEMIATRGLDFSLVYNPNGLPMKVYQQELTHTEQQFYWYDPRLGHLHKAVPKTEGEVLHFRPPSSGRGHDWVLIAAGSKRITRLIRNISDFFILNEGEKREEEIV
- a CDS encoding histidine phosphatase family protein, coding for MNTTVIYMVRHAESPFVFGAERTRGLSEEGHAAAKRVASYFETIPVDVICASTYERTKQTVQPTADAHGIPIEQYEELIERAIKDQTDKAPWEALVVAIRESFINHEYALKGGETTRQAQERAIPCIKQLLDTHQGKNIVIGTHGNIMTIIMNYYDPSYGFDFWESTSKPDIYAMTFDGQTIMGIERVWKEKDNVELDERN
- a CDS encoding LacI family DNA-binding transcriptional regulator, which gives rise to MPTIKDVAKKAGVSVATVSRVLNKSGYVNAKTEKRVLLVIKELNYTPNAVARSLFKKQSKTIALIVPDITNPFFPELARAVEDVTSKAQFTLIQCNSDEQIEKELQYLEILKQKYIDGIILVSNSMDVKTLKALNVPVVLIDRPNEPSIPTITAKNREGAQLAVRYLLSIGCKKIAHIKGPAHVVTAKHRYEGYLDVVKSEPWFSSELIIEGQYQVNIAMEETIRLLHERQDIDGIFAGNDLMAIGALKAAQKLGINVPEELSIIGFDGISTSQMTSPELTTVAQPIYNMGAMAADKLIKMIQKQPLQMPYEELDISLVVRQTTRREKE